Proteins from a single region of Corvus moneduloides isolate bCorMon1 chromosome 19, bCorMon1.pri, whole genome shotgun sequence:
- the LLGL2 gene encoding LLGL scribble cell polarity complex component 2 isoform X5, whose translation MRRFLRPGHDPVRERLKRDLFQFNKTVEHGFPHQPSALGYSPFLRLMAIGTRSGAIKLYGAPGVEFMGLHEENNTVMQIHFIPDQCQLVTLLDDNSLHLWSLKQHGGASELLEEHRFTLKGPPGSPPSATQVTAVLPHSSREVLYLGTESGNIFVVELPSFRVLEDRTITPEAVLQRIPEDNCNRRSCELVEALREHPKNPDQILIGYSRGLIVLWDLQNNKATHHFLGSQQLENLYWQRDGSKFISCHYDGSYSQWPVSSDNRQPEPLESTVPYGPFPCKAISKIYWQTTKNGLPYIIFQGGMPRASYGDRHSISVIHGSQQTAFDFTSRVIDFFIIFSSDPAAEFDDPSALVVLAEEELVVIDLKSAGWPAVHPPYLASLHCSAITCSHHVSNIPLKLWERIISAGSKQNVHYSSMPWPIDGGTNIAPDPPQRDLLLTGHEDGTVRFWDASGVCLHLLYKLSTVRVFLTDADPNDNMNTLGEDEWPPLRKVGTFDPYSDDPRLGIQKIYLCKYSGYLAVAGTAGQVLVMELNDEDAEHVVDHAEADLLQDQEGYRWKGHEKLKTRDGPVRFEAGFQPFVLVQCQPPAVVTSLALHSEWKLVAFGTSHGFGLFDHQQKQLVFVKCTLHPSDQLALEGPLSRVKSLKKSLRQSFRRIRRSRVSSRKRRGGSGNASEVQEANAKFDQDALQEMELAPVQRKIEARSAEDSFTGFVRTLYFADTFLRDSSRHCPSLWAGTNGGTVYAFCLRVPPAERRMDEPVRAEQAKEIQLMHRAPVVGILVLDGRSTPLPEPLEVAHDLSKSPDMQGSHQLLVVSEEQFKVFTLPKVSSKLKLKLTALEGCRVRKVTVANFGSCKTDDYSENDLAVLTNLGDIQIISLPFLKLQIRYPCIRKEDVSGIASCVFTKYGQGFYLISPSEFERFSLSTKWLVEPRCIVDMPEVTSNNQVHNKSGTENAARKSRGPGKSPGDCGEDGRKSGRLMEHALLNDEKVLKEIQSTLEGGRGSYAERNSARSPLGHGLSNGGD comes from the exons acTGTGGAACATGGATTTCCCCATCAGCCCAGTGCCCTGGGCTATAGCCCATTTCTCCGTCTCATGGCCATTGGGACACGATCAGGAGCCATCAAATT ATATGGTGCTCCTGGGGTGGAGTTCATGGGtttacatgaagaaaacaatACTGTAATGCAGATTCACTTTATACCTGATCAG TGCCAGCTGGTGACACTGCTGGATGATAACAGCTTGCACCTCTGGAGCCTGAAGCAGCACGGAGGAGCatctgagctgctggaggagcatcGTTTCACCCTCAAAGGGCCACCTGG CTCTCCACCAAGTGCCACCCAGGTAACAGCTGTGCTTCCCCATTCCTCACGGGAAGTGCTGTACCTCGGCACGGAGAGTGGCAACATCTTTGTGGTGGAGCTGCCCTCATTCCGAGTGCTGGAGGATAGGACCATCACCCCCGAGGCCGTGCTGCAGCG gatACCAGAAGATAACTGCAACAGACGATCCTGTGAACTGGTGGAAGCCCTTCGGGAGCATCCTAAGAACCCTGACCAGATCCTAATTGGATACAGCAGGGGCTTGATTGTCCTCTGGGACCTGCAGAATAACAAAGCAACACACCATTTCCTGGGCAGCCAG cagctggagaacCTCTACTGGCAGAGGGATGGCAGTAAATTCATTAGTTGTCACTATGATGGAAGTTACAGCCAGTGGCCAGTATCCAGTGACAACAGGCAGCCAGAGCCTCTGGAAAGCACTGTGCCTTATG GTCCTTTTCCTTGCAAGGCCATCTCCAAGATCTACTGGCAGACAACAAAAAATGG gcTTCCTTACATAATATTCCAAGGAGGAATGCCCCGGGCTAGCTATGGGGACCGGCACAGCATCTCTGTTATCCACGGCAGCCAGCAAACAGCCTTTGACTTTACCTCACGAGTGATAGACTTCTTCATAATCTTCAGTTCAGATCCTGCTGCAG AATTCGATGACCCCTCTGCCCTGGTGGTGCTGGCAGAAGAAGAGCTCGTGGTGATAGACTTGAAAAGTGCAGGCTGGCCAGCAGTGCACCCTCCATACCTGGCttccctgcactgctcagcCATCACCTGCTCTCACCACGTCTCCAACATCCCACTGAAGCTCTGGGAGCGGATTATCAGCGCTGGGAGCAAGCAGAACGTTCACTACTCCAGTATG CCGTGGCCGATTGACGGTGGCACCAACATCGCTCCGGATCCTCCACAGAGGGACTTGCTGCTAACAGG GCATGAGGATGGCACAGTGAGGTTTTGGGATGCCTCTGGTGTCTGCTTGCACCTCCTTTATAAGCTGAGCACAGTGAGAGTGTTCCTCACAGATGCTGATCCCAATGACAACATGAACACCCTGGGGGAGGATGAGTGGCCTCCACTCCGCAAG GTTGGTACCTTTGATCCTTACAGTGATGATCCAAGACTTGGGATCCAGAAGATCTACCTGTGTAAATACAGTGGATACTTGGCTGTTGCTGGTACAGCAGGACAG GTGCTGGTGATGGAACTGAACGACGAGGATGCAGAACACGTGGTGGACCATGCTGAAGCAGATCTCCTGCAGGACCAAGAGGGCTATCGATGGAAAGGTCACGAGAAGCTAAAAACTCGAGATGGCCCTGTTCGATTTGAAGCTGGTTTTCAGCCATTTGTCCTTGTCCAGTGTCAACCACCAGCTGTGGTCACCTCTTTGGCCCTGCACTCAGAGTGGAAGCTTGTGGCCTTTGGTACCAGTCATGGGTTTGGGCTTTTTgaccatcagcagaagcaactGGTCTTTGTCAA GTGCACACTGCATCCCAGTGACCAGTTGGCCTTAGAAGGTCCCCTGTCTCGGGTGAAATCCTTGAAGAAGTCCCTCCGTCAGTCATTCCGGCGGATCAGAAGAAGCCGCGTGTCCAGTAGGAAGCGGCGAGGAGGTAGTGGGAATGCCTCAGAG GTGCAAGAAGCAAATGCCAAGTTTGACCAGGACGCATTGCAGGAGATGGAACTTGCTCCAGTCCAGCGCAAGATCGAAGCCCGCTCGGCAGAAGACTCTTTCACTGGCTTTGTGCGAACCTTGTATTTTGCTGATACCTTTCTGAGAGACA GCTCCCGGCACTGCCCGTCCCTGTGGGCTGGCACCAATGGAGGGACAGTCTACGCCTTCTGTTTACGTGTTCctccagcagagaggaggaTGGATGAGCctgtgagggcagagcagg CCAAAGAGATTCAGCTGATGCACAGGGCTCCTGTTGTGGGGATACTTGTGTTGGATGGACGCAGCACTCCCCTCCCGGAACCTCTAGAAGTAGCACATGACCTTTCCAAGAGTCCTGATATGCAAGGCAGCCACCAGCTGCTGGTGGTATCTGAAGAGCAATTTAAG GTCTTCACGTTGCCCAAGGTCAGCTCCAAGCTGAAGCTGAAGCTGACAGCCCTGGAGGGCTGCAGGGTACGGAAGGTGACAGTTGCCAACTTCGGCAGCTGCAAGACCGACGATTACAGCGAGAACGACCTGGCAGTGCTGACCAACCTGGGAGACATCCAGATCAtctccctgcccttcctcaAGTTACAGATCCGCTACCCCTGCATCCGCAAGGAGGATGTGAGTGGCATTGCATCCTGTGTCTTCACCAAATATGGCCAAG GTTTCTATCTGATCTCGCCGTCGGAGTTTGAGAGGTTTTCCCTTTCCACCAAATGGTTGGTGGAGCCCCGGTGCATCGTGGACATGCCAGAAGTGACAAGCAACAATCAAGTGCACAACAAGTCTGGCACAGAGAATGCTGCAAGGAAATCCAG gGGACCAGGAAAGAGTCCAGGTGACTGTGGAGAAGATg GAAGGAAGTCTGGGAGGCTGATGGAACATGCCTTACTCAATGACGAAA AAGTGCTGAAGGAGATCCAGAGTACtctggagggaggcagagg GAGTTATGCAGAAAGAAATTCGGCAAGAAGTCCGTTAGGACACGGGCTAAGTAATGGAGGAG ATTGA
- the LLGL2 gene encoding LLGL scribble cell polarity complex component 2 isoform X3 yields the protein MRRFLRPGHDPVRERLKRDLFQFNKTVEHGFPHQPSALGYSPFLRLMAIGTRSGAIKLYGAPGVEFMGLHEENNTVMQIHFIPDQCQLVTLLDDNSLHLWSLKQHGGASELLEEHRFTLKGPPGSPPSATQVTAVLPHSSREVLYLGTESGNIFVVELPSFRVLEDRTITPEAVLQRIPEDNCNRRSCELVEALREHPKNPDQILIGYSRGLIVLWDLQNNKATHHFLGSQLENLYWQRDGSKFISCHYDGSYSQWPVSSDNRQPEPLESTVPYGPFPCKAISKIYWQTTKNGLPYIIFQGGMPRASYGDRHSISVIHGSQQTAFDFTSRVIDFFIIFSSDPAAEFDDPSALVVLAEEELVVIDLKSAGWPAVHPPYLASLHCSAITCSHHVSNIPLKLWERIISAGSKQNVHYSSMPWPIDGGTNIAPDPPQRDLLLTGHEDGTVRFWDASGVCLHLLYKLSTVRVFLTDADPNDNMNTLGEDEWPPLRKVGTFDPYSDDPRLGIQKIYLCKYSGYLAVAGTAGQVLVMELNDEDAEHVVDHAEADLLQDQEGYRWKGHEKLKTRDGPVRFEAGFQPFVLVQCQPPAVVTSLALHSEWKLVAFGTSHGFGLFDHQQKQLVFVKCTLHPSDQLALEGPLSRVKSLKKSLRQSFRRIRRSRVSSRKRRGGSGNASEVQEANAKFDQDALQEMELAPVQRKIEARSAEDSFTGFVRTLYFADTFLRDSSRHCPSLWAGTNGGTVYAFCLRVPPAERRMDEPVRAEQAKEIQLMHRAPVVGILVLDGRSTPLPEPLEVAHDLSKSPDMQGSHQLLVVSEEQFKVFTLPKVSSKLKLKLTALEGCRVRKVTVANFGSCKTDDYSENDLAVLTNLGDIQIISLPFLKLQIRYPCIRKEDVSGIASCVFTKYGQGFYLISPSEFERFSLSTKWLVEPRCIVDMPEVTSNNQVHNKSGTENAARKSRGPGKSPGDCGEDGRKSGRLMEHALLNDEKVLKEIQSTLEGGRGRRDHIPTSPRNRTLSIRIQELCRKKFGKKSVRTRAK from the exons acTGTGGAACATGGATTTCCCCATCAGCCCAGTGCCCTGGGCTATAGCCCATTTCTCCGTCTCATGGCCATTGGGACACGATCAGGAGCCATCAAATT ATATGGTGCTCCTGGGGTGGAGTTCATGGGtttacatgaagaaaacaatACTGTAATGCAGATTCACTTTATACCTGATCAG TGCCAGCTGGTGACACTGCTGGATGATAACAGCTTGCACCTCTGGAGCCTGAAGCAGCACGGAGGAGCatctgagctgctggaggagcatcGTTTCACCCTCAAAGGGCCACCTGG CTCTCCACCAAGTGCCACCCAGGTAACAGCTGTGCTTCCCCATTCCTCACGGGAAGTGCTGTACCTCGGCACGGAGAGTGGCAACATCTTTGTGGTGGAGCTGCCCTCATTCCGAGTGCTGGAGGATAGGACCATCACCCCCGAGGCCGTGCTGCAGCG gatACCAGAAGATAACTGCAACAGACGATCCTGTGAACTGGTGGAAGCCCTTCGGGAGCATCCTAAGAACCCTGACCAGATCCTAATTGGATACAGCAGGGGCTTGATTGTCCTCTGGGACCTGCAGAATAACAAAGCAACACACCATTTCCTGGGCAGCCAG ctggagaacCTCTACTGGCAGAGGGATGGCAGTAAATTCATTAGTTGTCACTATGATGGAAGTTACAGCCAGTGGCCAGTATCCAGTGACAACAGGCAGCCAGAGCCTCTGGAAAGCACTGTGCCTTATG GTCCTTTTCCTTGCAAGGCCATCTCCAAGATCTACTGGCAGACAACAAAAAATGG gcTTCCTTACATAATATTCCAAGGAGGAATGCCCCGGGCTAGCTATGGGGACCGGCACAGCATCTCTGTTATCCACGGCAGCCAGCAAACAGCCTTTGACTTTACCTCACGAGTGATAGACTTCTTCATAATCTTCAGTTCAGATCCTGCTGCAG AATTCGATGACCCCTCTGCCCTGGTGGTGCTGGCAGAAGAAGAGCTCGTGGTGATAGACTTGAAAAGTGCAGGCTGGCCAGCAGTGCACCCTCCATACCTGGCttccctgcactgctcagcCATCACCTGCTCTCACCACGTCTCCAACATCCCACTGAAGCTCTGGGAGCGGATTATCAGCGCTGGGAGCAAGCAGAACGTTCACTACTCCAGTATG CCGTGGCCGATTGACGGTGGCACCAACATCGCTCCGGATCCTCCACAGAGGGACTTGCTGCTAACAGG GCATGAGGATGGCACAGTGAGGTTTTGGGATGCCTCTGGTGTCTGCTTGCACCTCCTTTATAAGCTGAGCACAGTGAGAGTGTTCCTCACAGATGCTGATCCCAATGACAACATGAACACCCTGGGGGAGGATGAGTGGCCTCCACTCCGCAAG GTTGGTACCTTTGATCCTTACAGTGATGATCCAAGACTTGGGATCCAGAAGATCTACCTGTGTAAATACAGTGGATACTTGGCTGTTGCTGGTACAGCAGGACAG GTGCTGGTGATGGAACTGAACGACGAGGATGCAGAACACGTGGTGGACCATGCTGAAGCAGATCTCCTGCAGGACCAAGAGGGCTATCGATGGAAAGGTCACGAGAAGCTAAAAACTCGAGATGGCCCTGTTCGATTTGAAGCTGGTTTTCAGCCATTTGTCCTTGTCCAGTGTCAACCACCAGCTGTGGTCACCTCTTTGGCCCTGCACTCAGAGTGGAAGCTTGTGGCCTTTGGTACCAGTCATGGGTTTGGGCTTTTTgaccatcagcagaagcaactGGTCTTTGTCAA GTGCACACTGCATCCCAGTGACCAGTTGGCCTTAGAAGGTCCCCTGTCTCGGGTGAAATCCTTGAAGAAGTCCCTCCGTCAGTCATTCCGGCGGATCAGAAGAAGCCGCGTGTCCAGTAGGAAGCGGCGAGGAGGTAGTGGGAATGCCTCAGAG GTGCAAGAAGCAAATGCCAAGTTTGACCAGGACGCATTGCAGGAGATGGAACTTGCTCCAGTCCAGCGCAAGATCGAAGCCCGCTCGGCAGAAGACTCTTTCACTGGCTTTGTGCGAACCTTGTATTTTGCTGATACCTTTCTGAGAGACA GCTCCCGGCACTGCCCGTCCCTGTGGGCTGGCACCAATGGAGGGACAGTCTACGCCTTCTGTTTACGTGTTCctccagcagagaggaggaTGGATGAGCctgtgagggcagagcagg CCAAAGAGATTCAGCTGATGCACAGGGCTCCTGTTGTGGGGATACTTGTGTTGGATGGACGCAGCACTCCCCTCCCGGAACCTCTAGAAGTAGCACATGACCTTTCCAAGAGTCCTGATATGCAAGGCAGCCACCAGCTGCTGGTGGTATCTGAAGAGCAATTTAAG GTCTTCACGTTGCCCAAGGTCAGCTCCAAGCTGAAGCTGAAGCTGACAGCCCTGGAGGGCTGCAGGGTACGGAAGGTGACAGTTGCCAACTTCGGCAGCTGCAAGACCGACGATTACAGCGAGAACGACCTGGCAGTGCTGACCAACCTGGGAGACATCCAGATCAtctccctgcccttcctcaAGTTACAGATCCGCTACCCCTGCATCCGCAAGGAGGATGTGAGTGGCATTGCATCCTGTGTCTTCACCAAATATGGCCAAG GTTTCTATCTGATCTCGCCGTCGGAGTTTGAGAGGTTTTCCCTTTCCACCAAATGGTTGGTGGAGCCCCGGTGCATCGTGGACATGCCAGAAGTGACAAGCAACAATCAAGTGCACAACAAGTCTGGCACAGAGAATGCTGCAAGGAAATCCAG gGGACCAGGAAAGAGTCCAGGTGACTGTGGAGAAGATg GAAGGAAGTCTGGGAGGCTGATGGAACATGCCTTACTCAATGACGAAA AAGTGCTGAAGGAGATCCAGAGTACtctggagggaggcagagg CAGGAGAGATCACATTCCCACATCCCCAAGGAACAGGACTCTGAGTATTCGCATACAG GAGTTATGCAGAAAGAAATTCGGCAAGAAGTCCGTTAGGACACGGGCTAAGTAA